In Chryseobacterium lactis, a single genomic region encodes these proteins:
- a CDS encoding helicase HerA-like domain-containing protein: protein MADKTQFIEELNARYTPKGDHIILGKGMLDGEVVPEVNVTIPLKTINRHGLIAGATGTGKTKTLQVFAEQLSHQGIPSLVLDIKGDFSGIAEPGQMNSIIEERYAKTQLPYTPQGFPVELMTISGGKGVKLRATVTEFGPVLLSKILELNDTQQSIMSIVFKYCDDKGLPLIDLKDLKKVLQYVTDNAQGKAELAANYGSIASASLGAILRSIVALEQQGAADFFGELSFDVQDLLETRDGKGVVNILRVSEIQNKPQLFSTFMLSLFAEIYMTFPEEGDSGRPKLVLFIDEAHLIFDEASKALLSQIETMVKLIRSKGVGIYFITQIPGDVPENVLSQLGLKIQHALRGFTAKDKKEISKAVENYPTTEYYNASSLIQSLGIGEAFVTALDEKGIPTPLVHTYLISPESRMDVLSEAEIADLTSKSAMVAKYEQAIDNESAYEMLVSRMEQAAQNPVANQKTRPVKEEPGMFEQVLKSSAGRTFTNTLMREGAKAILGMFGLGGRKR, encoded by the coding sequence ATGGCAGATAAAACACAATTTATTGAAGAACTAAACGCCAGATATACTCCGAAGGGAGATCATATTATATTGGGAAAAGGAATGTTGGATGGAGAAGTAGTTCCTGAAGTAAACGTTACTATTCCTTTAAAAACGATTAACCGTCATGGTCTTATTGCCGGAGCAACGGGTACGGGTAAAACAAAGACATTACAGGTATTTGCAGAGCAGCTTTCGCATCAGGGAATTCCTTCTTTGGTACTGGATATTAAAGGCGATTTCTCCGGAATTGCAGAGCCGGGACAGATGAATTCAATTATTGAAGAGAGGTATGCAAAAACGCAGCTTCCTTATACTCCACAGGGCTTTCCGGTAGAGTTGATGACCATTTCCGGCGGGAAAGGAGTGAAATTGAGAGCCACGGTTACAGAATTCGGTCCTGTTTTACTCAGTAAAATTCTGGAATTGAATGATACCCAGCAAAGCATTATGTCCATTGTCTTTAAATATTGTGATGATAAAGGGCTTCCGCTGATCGATTTAAAAGATTTAAAAAAAGTACTTCAGTATGTTACCGATAATGCTCAGGGAAAAGCTGAACTTGCAGCTAACTACGGATCTATAGCCTCTGCTTCTCTGGGAGCCATTTTAAGATCTATCGTTGCATTGGAACAACAGGGAGCTGCAGATTTCTTCGGGGAACTAAGCTTTGATGTACAAGATCTCCTTGAAACAAGAGATGGAAAAGGAGTCGTGAATATTTTACGAGTATCGGAAATTCAGAACAAGCCACAATTGTTCTCTACGTTTATGCTTTCTCTTTTTGCTGAAATTTATATGACATTTCCGGAGGAAGGTGATAGCGGTAGACCAAAGTTAGTGCTGTTTATAGATGAGGCTCACCTTATTTTCGATGAGGCTTCAAAAGCACTTCTTTCACAGATTGAAACTATGGTTAAGCTGATCCGTTCCAAAGGAGTTGGGATTTACTTTATTACTCAGATTCCTGGAGATGTACCGGAAAATGTGCTTTCTCAATTAGGTTTGAAAATACAGCATGCATTGAGAGGGTTCACTGCTAAAGATAAAAAAGAGATTTCCAAGGCCGTTGAAAATTATCCTACAACAGAATATTACAATGCTTCAAGCCTCATTCAGAGCTTAGGAATCGGAGAAGCATTTGTTACTGCTTTGGATGAAAAAGGTATTCCTACACCATTGGTACACACTTATCTGATTTCTCCGGAATCCAGAATGGATGTCCTTAGCGAGGCGGAAATAGCAGATCTGACGTCTAAATCTGCGATGGTAGCAAAATATGAGCAGGCTATTGATAATGAATCAGCCTATGAAATGCTGGTAAGCAGAATGGAACAGGCAGCTCAAAATCCTGTAGCTAACCAAAAAACAAGACCGGTAAAAGAAGAACCCGGTATGTTCGAGCAAGTGTTAAAGAGCAGCGCGGGAAGAACTTTCACCAATACATTAATGAGAGAAGGAGCAAAAGCAATTCTCGGAATGTTTGGACTGGGAGGCAGAAAAAGATAA
- a CDS encoding MBL fold metallo-hydrolase translates to MKVEQIYTGCLAQGAYYIVSENEAAIIDPLREVKPYLDRLEKDHVTLKYIFETHFHADFVSGHLDLSKKTGAPIVYGPTAAPEFESIIAEDNQIFEIGKVKIKVLHTPGHTMESSTYLLIDEEGNETAIFTGDTLFLGDVGRPDLAQKATNLTQEDLAGILYDSLQNKIMPLNDSITVYPAHGAGSACGKNMQKETVDILGNQKRTNYALNQPDKESFIREVLDGLTAPPKYFGMNVALNKGGYESLDVVMDKGLQPVAPEDFEAMAEDTGALILDTRGAADFHKGFVPNSINIGLKGDFAPWVGTLIVDVKHPLLLVTDEGTEEEVITRLSRVGFDNVVGYLNGGFEAWKNSGKEVDDVKRISPAEFAEQFTEKSTVIDVRKLTEYSAEHIDNAYNRPLDAISDWARNIDDSEHFFLHCAGGYRSMIAASILNSHGIRNFTEIEGGFNGIKKTEKFPTTDFVCQSKTS, encoded by the coding sequence ATGAAAGTTGAACAAATATATACGGGCTGTCTGGCTCAGGGAGCTTATTATATTGTATCAGAAAACGAAGCGGCTATTATCGATCCGCTCAGAGAAGTAAAACCTTATCTTGATCGTCTTGAAAAAGACCATGTCACTTTAAAATATATTTTTGAGACTCACTTCCATGCTGATTTTGTTTCAGGACATTTGGATTTAAGCAAAAAAACCGGTGCTCCGATTGTATATGGACCTACCGCTGCTCCTGAATTTGAATCTATAATCGCCGAGGATAACCAAATTTTTGAAATCGGAAAAGTAAAAATAAAAGTTCTGCACACTCCGGGACATACTATGGAAAGCAGCACTTACCTGTTGATCGATGAAGAGGGTAATGAAACGGCAATTTTCACAGGAGATACTTTATTTTTAGGAGATGTGGGAAGACCTGATCTTGCTCAAAAAGCAACCAACCTTACTCAGGAAGATCTTGCAGGGATATTATATGATAGTCTTCAAAACAAGATTATGCCTCTGAACGATAGTATTACCGTTTATCCTGCTCACGGAGCGGGTTCTGCATGTGGAAAAAACATGCAAAAAGAGACTGTAGATATTCTTGGTAATCAGAAAAGAACAAATTACGCGCTTAATCAACCTGATAAAGAATCTTTCATCAGAGAAGTTCTTGACGGGCTTACTGCACCTCCGAAATATTTCGGAATGAATGTCGCCCTTAACAAAGGTGGATACGAAAGTCTGGATGTAGTAATGGATAAAGGATTACAACCTGTTGCTCCGGAAGATTTCGAAGCAATGGCAGAAGATACAGGAGCATTAATTTTAGACACAAGAGGAGCGGCAGATTTTCATAAAGGCTTTGTTCCCAATTCAATCAACATTGGTTTGAAAGGTGATTTTGCGCCATGGGTAGGAACGCTGATTGTAGATGTAAAACACCCTCTGTTATTGGTAACGGACGAAGGAACAGAAGAAGAGGTCATTACCAGATTAAGCAGAGTTGGTTTTGATAATGTGGTAGGATATTTAAATGGCGGTTTTGAGGCCTGGAAAAATTCGGGTAAAGAAGTAGATGATGTCAAGAGAATTTCTCCGGCAGAATTTGCAGAACAGTTTACAGAAAAATCTACAGTAATAGATGTTAGAAAATTAACGGAATATTCTGCAGAACATATAGATAACGCTTATAACAGACCATTAGACGCTATAAGCGACTGGGCAAGAAATATTGATGACTCTGAACATTTCTTTCTCCACTGTGCCGGCGGCTACAGAAGCATGATTGCTGCAAGCATCCTTAATTCACACGGAATCAGAAACTTTACTGAAATCGAAGGTGGTTTCAACGGAATTAAAAAAACAGAAAAGTTTCCGACAACGGATTTTGTATGCCAATCTAAAACATCGTAA
- a CDS encoding rhodanese-like domain-containing protein produces the protein MKAKFWGFILAAAFTASACKTAQTVEIPKANIKEVVNSSDVTLVDVRIPEQYAAGTAKNAVNIPLAELQTTIETLKGKKVVVFCNKGVPADQAMEILKKNGVEAYDGTSWKNVKAIQDETDKK, from the coding sequence ATGAAAGCTAAATTCTGGGGATTCATTTTGGCAGCAGCTTTTACAGCAAGCGCTTGTAAAACAGCTCAAACTGTAGAAATTCCTAAAGCAAATATCAAAGAAGTTGTCAATAGTTCGGATGTGACTTTGGTCGATGTAAGAATTCCTGAGCAATATGCTGCAGGAACAGCAAAGAATGCAGTGAATATTCCTTTGGCGGAACTTCAGACTACTATTGAAACCCTTAAGGGTAAAAAGGTGGTTGTTTTTTGCAATAAGGGAGTACCGGCAGACCAGGCCATGGAAATTTTGAAGAAAAATGGCGTGGAAGCTTATGATGGAACAAGTTGGAAAAATGTAAAGGCAATCCAGGACGAAACTGACAAAAAGTAA
- a CDS encoding thioredoxin family protein, whose product MSQKFQEIIDSERPVLIDFFATWCQPCKVQSSVLNTVKENIGEGARIIKVDVDQYPALAAQYGVRGVPTLAIFKNGEMLWKESGVHDVNTLTQLLQQYS is encoded by the coding sequence ATGTCACAAAAATTTCAGGAAATCATCGATTCCGAAAGACCTGTACTTATTGATTTTTTCGCCACCTGGTGTCAACCTTGCAAAGTACAATCTTCGGTTTTAAATACAGTAAAAGAAAATATTGGCGAAGGAGCCAGAATCATTAAGGTGGATGTAGATCAATATCCTGCTTTAGCCGCACAATACGGAGTTCGCGGAGTGCCTACTCTCGCTATTTTCAAAAATGGAGAAATGTTATGGAAAGAAAGTGGTGTACATGATGTAAATACGTTAACGCAACTTCTGCAGCAATATTCTTAA
- a CDS encoding nitrilase-related carbon-nitrogen hydrolase → MNVVGLNLDIIWKNKTENFKIIENELQNQEADLFLLPEMFSTGFCMDASEVSDRNEESLEFLKKISKEKNAAFCGSAPVEQYGKFYNRMFFVQPNGETSFYNKRHLFSFSGEDKVYAPGKNRVIVEYKGIRFLLQICYDLRFPVFARNNDDYDAILYVANWPEKRVGAWEHLLKARAIENLSFVFGLNRIGIDGNDLSYQESSHCFFADGKEISRKNGNIVSAELNMNELEDFRKHFQFLNDRDQFSIQI, encoded by the coding sequence ATGAACGTTGTAGGACTCAATTTAGATATCATCTGGAAAAATAAAACTGAAAATTTTAAAATCATCGAAAACGAACTTCAGAACCAGGAAGCAGATCTTTTTCTTCTCCCTGAAATGTTTTCAACAGGGTTCTGTATGGATGCTTCTGAAGTTTCGGACAGAAATGAAGAATCTCTGGAATTTTTAAAAAAGATATCAAAAGAAAAAAATGCAGCATTCTGTGGGAGCGCGCCTGTAGAGCAATATGGTAAGTTTTATAACAGAATGTTTTTTGTGCAGCCCAATGGTGAAACATCCTTTTATAATAAGCGACATTTGTTTTCCTTTTCAGGGGAAGATAAAGTATATGCTCCGGGAAAAAACAGAGTGATTGTAGAATATAAAGGTATACGATTTTTGCTTCAGATCTGCTATGACCTTCGTTTTCCTGTTTTTGCAAGAAATAACGATGATTATGACGCTATTTTATATGTTGCCAACTGGCCTGAAAAAAGAGTAGGAGCCTGGGAGCATCTTTTAAAAGCCAGAGCGATAGAAAATCTGTCTTTTGTTTTTGGCTTAAATAGAATCGGTATAGATGGTAATGATTTGTCTTACCAGGAAAGTTCTCATTGTTTCTTTGCTGATGGAAAAGAAATTTCCCGAAAAAATGGAAATATAGTATCCGCAGAATTGAATATGAATGAACTGGAAGACTTTAGAAAACATTTCCAGTTTCTGAATGACCGCGATCAGTTTTCAATTCAGATATAA
- a CDS encoding DUF6646 family protein, producing the protein MKKLVFMVMIFFCGAMANAQAYTGKGDQKIQLGLSAWGYGTGVTGTYDYGLNKLLSVGAGLNAYFGNYKDNDKDNRVFVFGRLNFHLQEALNLPSKWDIYPGVDVGVLGKDFGIGAHIGARYFFTEKVGVFAEVGNNGSLGVSFNL; encoded by the coding sequence ATGAAGAAATTGGTTTTTATGGTGATGATATTTTTTTGTGGTGCTATGGCAAATGCTCAGGCATATACAGGAAAAGGAGATCAAAAAATTCAACTGGGTCTGAGTGCCTGGGGATATGGAACCGGGGTAACAGGAACTTATGATTATGGGCTTAATAAGCTTTTATCAGTAGGGGCCGGACTCAATGCTTATTTTGGCAACTATAAAGATAACGATAAAGACAATCGTGTTTTTGTTTTTGGAAGGTTAAATTTTCACCTTCAGGAAGCACTGAATCTTCCTTCAAAATGGGACATTTATCCGGGAGTTGATGTTGGTGTACTCGGAAAAGACTTCGGAATAGGTGCTCATATAGGAGCACGCTACTTCTTTACGGAAAAAGTCGGCGTTTTTGCAGAGGTAGGAAACAACGGAAGTCTTGGGGTTTCTTTCAATTTATAA
- the rseP gene encoding RIP metalloprotease RseP, with product MEIAIKLFQFILSISILVLLHELGHFLPAIWFKTRAEKFFLFFDPYFSIFSMKKINGKWQYKFFSQNLPDSEVIEVNGKKEEVPIDISKLPDNDWRKHPEQTKYGIGWLPFGGYVKIAGMVDESMDTAQMKKPAEPWEFRSKPAWQRLIIMLGGVTVNFFLAWLIYSCLSFFNGEAYTDITKFDNGIEASAAGKKMGFQNGDKIISVDGKPAERLESTSVNILLGNNVTVQRNGQEVTFPVNPDGVADVLKQREAKLYITPRIPMVIDSLATPASQSSGLVKGDKVVGINGKKATFYDEVSTLLSENKGKTISVDVERNGALQTLPSVSVDKNGKLGVGIDTKTIAKSIATNKKYSFGEAIPRGFTRSIDALTMQVKQFKIMFNSKIQGYKNVGGPIAIVKNMPVNKDAKGNVSIDWTAFWSFTAMFSVWLAFLNLIPIPGLDGGHVLFTLYEIIVGKPVPQKVLENAQMIGVIFLLGLMLVIFGSDIFKIFAGKL from the coding sequence ATGGAAATAGCAATAAAACTCTTTCAGTTCATTCTGAGCATCTCTATATTAGTACTTCTTCATGAGCTTGGGCATTTTTTACCAGCCATATGGTTCAAGACCAGAGCAGAGAAATTTTTCCTGTTTTTTGATCCTTATTTTTCTATTTTCTCAATGAAGAAAATCAACGGAAAATGGCAGTATAAATTCTTCTCACAGAATTTGCCGGACTCTGAAGTAATAGAGGTTAACGGAAAGAAAGAAGAAGTTCCTATCGATATATCAAAACTTCCCGACAACGACTGGAGAAAACACCCTGAACAAACCAAATACGGAATCGGATGGCTTCCTTTCGGCGGCTATGTAAAAATCGCCGGAATGGTGGATGAAAGCATGGATACGGCACAGATGAAAAAACCTGCCGAACCATGGGAATTCAGATCTAAACCAGCATGGCAAAGATTAATTATCATGTTGGGTGGGGTTACTGTAAACTTCTTCCTGGCCTGGTTAATCTACAGCTGCCTTTCATTCTTTAATGGGGAAGCTTACACAGATATTACGAAATTTGATAATGGAATTGAAGCGAGTGCAGCCGGAAAGAAAATGGGCTTCCAAAACGGTGATAAAATCATCAGTGTTGACGGAAAACCTGCAGAAAGATTGGAAAGCACTTCAGTCAACATCCTTTTAGGAAATAATGTTACGGTACAAAGAAACGGGCAAGAAGTAACTTTCCCTGTTAATCCTGACGGTGTTGCGGATGTTTTAAAACAAAGAGAAGCAAAATTATACATTACACCAAGAATTCCTATGGTTATTGATTCACTGGCTACTCCTGCTTCTCAGTCCTCAGGATTGGTAAAGGGAGATAAAGTAGTAGGAATCAATGGGAAAAAGGCAACCTTCTACGATGAAGTAAGCACTCTTTTAAGCGAGAATAAAGGAAAAACCATCAGTGTAGACGTTGAAAGAAACGGAGCTTTACAGACACTTCCTTCTGTTTCTGTAGACAAAAACGGAAAACTGGGTGTTGGAATTGATACAAAAACGATTGCGAAATCAATCGCTACCAATAAAAAATATTCTTTTGGAGAAGCAATTCCAAGAGGTTTTACAAGATCTATTGACGCATTAACTATGCAAGTAAAGCAGTTCAAAATCATGTTTAACTCTAAAATTCAGGGATATAAAAATGTAGGAGGACCTATTGCCATCGTAAAAAACATGCCTGTTAATAAAGACGCAAAAGGGAATGTTTCCATCGACTGGACTGCCTTCTGGAGCTTTACAGCAATGTTTTCTGTATGGTTGGCTTTCCTAAACCTGATTCCGATTCCGGGACTTGATGGTGGCCACGTTTTATTTACGTTATATGAAATTATTGTGGGTAAACCGGTTCCTCAAAAAGTATTGGAAAATGCGCAAATGATAGGAGTTATCTTCCTGTTAGGCTTAATGTTAGTGATTTTCGGAAGTGATATTTTCAAGATATTTGCCGGGAAATTATAA
- a CDS encoding helix-turn-helix domain-containing protein: MKDQERLAALESQMSTLVNSQKEFTSKALQMLALGTKKIYSKEEAALFLNLDPDYLYQLKHHGKLKAYKKKGQKKIYFRKEDLEAYLLGDNVEEIQNDDYDAFEQEILERWKK; encoded by the coding sequence ATGAAAGACCAAGAAAGACTAGCTGCGCTAGAAAGCCAAATGTCCACTTTGGTAAACTCGCAAAAAGAGTTTACCTCCAAGGCGCTACAGATGCTCGCCCTCGGAACCAAGAAGATCTATTCCAAGGAAGAGGCCGCGCTGTTCCTCAACCTGGATCCGGACTATCTCTACCAACTCAAACACCACGGCAAACTGAAGGCCTACAAAAAGAAGGGGCAAAAGAAAATCTACTTTCGCAAAGAAGACCTAGAAGCTTATCTTCTGGGGGATAATGTGGAGGAAATACAAAATGATGACTACGATGCATTCGAGCAGGAAATTCTGGAGCGATGGAAGAAATAA
- a CDS encoding VapE domain-containing protein encodes MEEITNKPAEEQKIPVLYQTASETTTIFDMVMKYLESKYDLRFNAIALEIEISLKGKDDWTELNINSLLIELVQAGMQITMQKLEILVRSHLIKRYNPLAEYFKKLAGWDGEDHIRKLAGFVRTNDSEAFRYHLEKWLTRAVLCALKKDYVNKQCLVLASSKQNTGKTTFLRFLIPDGLRGYYSENVTVDKDGIIAICKNFILNADELAVLSKSDVNTLKSFISMGGAKVRVPYGRKPENMDRICSFVASTNRTDFLTDETGSVRWLVFEVYSIDFAYAEEIDIDKVWAQAYHNAFERKNYQPEMTLSDIEANELRNEQFSQLSLEQEIVSAHFEKSKDIKDFLTATDIVVAMNNALNLRLNNIKVGKALTRLKYERIKHPKLQVYGYLIRRKID; translated from the coding sequence ATGGAAGAAATAACCAACAAGCCGGCTGAAGAGCAAAAAATCCCAGTACTCTACCAAACCGCTTCCGAGACCACTACCATTTTCGATATGGTGATGAAGTATCTGGAAAGCAAGTATGACCTTCGCTTTAACGCCATCGCCCTGGAGATAGAAATATCGCTCAAGGGAAAGGACGACTGGACAGAGCTAAACATCAACTCCCTGCTGATAGAACTCGTACAGGCCGGGATGCAGATCACCATGCAGAAGTTGGAGATCCTCGTACGGAGCCACTTGATAAAGAGATACAACCCTTTAGCGGAATACTTTAAAAAACTCGCGGGCTGGGACGGCGAAGACCATATCAGGAAGCTGGCGGGATTTGTTCGGACCAACGACAGCGAAGCGTTCCGCTACCATCTCGAGAAGTGGCTGACCCGTGCCGTGCTTTGCGCATTGAAGAAAGACTATGTCAACAAGCAGTGCCTCGTGCTGGCAAGCTCCAAACAGAACACGGGCAAGACCACCTTCCTGCGGTTCCTCATTCCCGACGGGCTTAGGGGTTATTATTCCGAAAATGTCACGGTGGACAAGGACGGCATCATCGCTATCTGCAAAAACTTTATCCTCAATGCCGACGAATTGGCCGTCCTGTCCAAATCGGATGTCAACACGCTGAAATCCTTTATCTCGATGGGCGGCGCAAAGGTGAGGGTGCCTTACGGGAGAAAGCCGGAGAACATGGACAGGATATGTTCCTTTGTTGCCTCCACCAACAGAACAGATTTCCTTACCGACGAGACAGGAAGCGTAAGGTGGCTGGTTTTCGAAGTTTACAGCATTGATTTCGCCTATGCGGAGGAAATAGACATAGACAAGGTATGGGCGCAGGCGTACCACAATGCTTTTGAAAGAAAAAATTACCAACCGGAAATGACGCTCTCGGACATAGAGGCTAATGAGCTGAGGAACGAGCAGTTTTCCCAGCTTTCACTTGAGCAGGAAATCGTTTCCGCACACTTCGAGAAATCGAAGGACATCAAGGATTTTCTTACGGCGACGGACATCGTTGTGGCAATGAACAACGCCCTGAATTTAAGATTGAACAATATCAAGGTCGGAAAGGCGCTCACCAGGCTCAAGTATGAAAGAATCAAGCATCCGAAACTGCAGGTTTACGGCTACCTGATCCGAAGAAAGATTGACTGA